AGCCGTAGCATGCGATTCGATGCGGTGATCAATCGATTTGTCTTCGAGGCGAACTTTGATGGTAGACTTTCTATCCACGGTAGCGGCAACCAACAGCGTGCCTTCATTCACATCAGTTCGATCGCTGACATACTGGAGCAAATCGCGGTGACTGACATCCCTGCAGACACCTACAACGTGTCCGAACGCAACATGTCCGTACTCGATATCGTCGATGTACTGAAAGAACTCAAGCCAGAACTCGAATTCCTGTTCATCAATCAGCAAAACAACTACAACCAACAGCTGGTCAGTGCTGAACAGAAGTTGAAGCAATACATTCCATACGGAGAAGAGGAGTCCTTCAAAGACCAAATGATCGAGTTCCTCAATAGCTTTAGTTACTAATATCAACCGAGCAGATGCGCAAAGAGCCGCTACCCAAGACTGATCTTAGGTAGCGGCTCTTTTTGTTTCGCAACTACTCTCGCACTCAGTACCTCAAGGTCTGAATCGCTCGCGCAGGAATACTCGCCTCAATCACTTGCGTCCCTACGAAGCACTGATAGTCTATCGCCTCGTCCGTCTCGTTCATCACTACGGTCGCGTAGCTCCCATCTTCGTTGACAAAGGTGGTCGCCATGAGCGAGGTGCGACTCGCTACGGTGCTCACCCGCTTAGCCCCTGGCTTGATATACTTCGAAAAGTGCCCAATATAGTAGTAGGATGGCGTATAGATCAAGTCGCCCGTTTGGCTGTCTGCATGTATCGGCGCAAAACAGAAATTACCCACGTGGTTCGGCCCTCCTTTGTCATCCAGCAGAATATTCCAATCTGTCCAACCCGCTGTGCCACGATTGAAATCGTTGATCATTGACTTGCCGTATCGCTCGGCATTTGGCCAATACTGGTACTTCGCAGGATCGAATTTTTCGTTGCAGCCTTCGGTGAACATCAGCTGTTTGTCTGGGTAGGACTCCTTGACTCGTCTCAAATTCTCGAAGTTGGGCTCGCTACCTGTCCATGTCTCGTACCAGTGAAACCCTATGCCCCAAGCATACTTGGCCGCTTCGGGATCGCCAAAAATGGTATTGGCTCGCTGTGTGATGAGGTCACGATTGTGATCCCATACGATGATGTTCTTGTCCCCCAGCCCTTCGCTCGCCAAGGTCGGCCCGAGGTGATTCTTCAAGAAGTCACGCTCTTGCTCTGCTGTATAGATACACGATTCCCAGGTTTGAGTAGCCATGGGCTCGTTTTGTATCGTCAGGCCCCAGATCGGCACTTCTTCCGCCTCATATGCTTTGATGAACTTGGCATAATATCTCGCCCAAGCAGGAGCAAACTCAGGAAGTAGCGAGCCTCCTTGAAGCATACGTCCAGTGGTCTTCATGAATGCTGGAGGGCTCCATGGACTCACATAGGTCAGCAATGAACCTCCCGCTTCTGTAATCGCTCTTTTGATCATCGGCAGTCGGTAGGCTCGGTCATGCTCTATCGAAAAAGTCGCAAGAGCCGTGTCTCCCTCTTCGATGTAGGTGTACGATCCAGATCCAAAATCACTGCTATGAATTGTCGTACGAAGCAAACTGTACCCAATACCCTCTTGGGAATAGTACGCAGACAGCAACTCCTCCTGCTTGTCCGCTGAGAGTCCTGCGAAAACCTCCGCCGAAGCATCCGTCACTGCTCCTCCTATCCCTACCAACTCCTGAAAGGTCTTGTCGGGATTGACAAAAACAGATATCTGTGTCTCCAAAGGTTGCTCTCCCGGACCAAAAGTCTTCGTACCGGTCCGCGTCAGTCTCAAGTCTGTACCTCGGGCCGTCGTGTAGATCGTCGCTGTACTCAGCTCTTTTATTGGTTGTATTGTTTCGGGAACTACTTCTTCTACAGGAGACTGTGGGGCACTGCAGCTCACCAGCAGCCCTAGCCCCCATGCAACGAATGCTATTTTATTCTGAATCATAAATTTCTAATTGTCCCAAATGAAAGTCGCCGTACTCCCAGCCTCCAAGACTGCCGAGAAGGATTGTTCTCCTTGGGTGATGTTACATATTTGTTTCGTATCGGTATTGTTGATTGCCAACAACACAATTTGATTCTCTGGAGTCAAGAACGCCACATTTGGCAACTCATCGGGTGCGTTGGACGCGATGCGCTTCGCTCCTGGTCGGACGAACTTCGAGGCATGTCCAATCGAGTAGTAGCCAGCGTTGCGGGTCACCTCATCGCCATCGATGGTGATCCCTCCGAGACATTGGCTACACCCTCCGTCAGTATGTGGCTGTAGATCAGGAGCAGACGATAGGTTCCACTCGATGACACTACGACTCCAATTGCGCGGAGCACCAATCATCAATTCACGGACATGCCATTTCAGATCTTCAGGGAAATTGCCGGGCGCGCCAAACCACTGCTCAGTGAAGTAGAGTCCCTTGTCTGGATGCGCACTATGTACATCAGACAGTGCCGCTATACTCCCACCATACATATGAAACGCCGACCCTGCTACATACTTTCGCACCTCGGGACGATCCAAAATTGAAATCGGATAATCCGGTCGATCCGCATTGTGATCATACAAAACAATCTTGGTCTTGATCCCCTTTTCTGTGAATGCAGGTCCGAGACTCCGCTCGATGAAATTGGCCTGCTCCTCCGGCTCCATGCTCATACTCGGATTGTTGCCAGGGTGCAAGGGTTCGTTTTGGATGGTCATCGTCTCGATGGTGATTCCTTCCGCCTCCATGGCTTGAAAGTATTTAGTCAAATAAAGTGCATAGGAATCGTAATATTCTTCCTTTAGATGGCCTCCAATACTCGATCCATTGGTTTTCATCCAGACAGGAGGTGACCATGGACTTGCCATGATTTTGATATCAGGATTGATCGCCTGTATTTTTTTGAGCATAGGGATCAACAGTTCTCTCTCTCGCTCTATCGAGAAATTTTCCTGCATCAGATCCGTTTCGCCTGCTGGCAGGTCGTTGTACGAGTACACCTCTGCATCCAAGTCCGATGCGGCAATACTGATGCGTAGATACGACACGCCTATGTCATTGGTACCGACACCAAACAGCTCCTGTAGCAAATCTGACTGTGCCTGTTCGTTCATCTGACTGAGGTGATAAACACTCCCTCCCGTCAACGCAAAGCCAAACCCCTCCATCTGCTGATACATTTGTGTTGGCTCTACGAACACATGCACATCAGCATCGAGTCGTGGTTCGCCTAGCAAATCCGAGGACTCTTCCAACTGGCGCTCTCGACTCGCATCAGTCACGTACACTTGTACGACGGGTTCTACATGAAGAGATTGTGTCTGATTATCTGAGATCTCTTGGCTGTCTTTGGCTCCACACGCCGCTAGCATCAGACCACAGCAATAGGTAAGTACTCGATTCATTATTCTATCGTTTGGTTTGGATCCCAGACGAATGTCGCCACAGCCCCCGCATCCAACGAAGCAGAAAAGGACAGCTCGCCCTGAGTCATATTGAAAGTTTTGTAAGCGTCGGTATTGTTGAGGGCGAGTAGGACTATCTGCCCTTCAGGCGTTAGAAAACTCACGTTAGGAATCTCACCAGTATAATTGGACGAGATACGTGTCGATCCTGGCACGACAAACTTCGACGCATGGGCAATCACATAGTAACCCGCTTTGCGCGACACTGTATTGCCGCTGATTTCTATCCCTCCCAAGCATGCCGTACATCCCCCATCGGTGTGCGGCTGTAGGTTGGGCGCTGACGATAGATTCCACTCGATCACGTTGCGGCTCCAGTTGCGCGTCGCTCCAATGATGATCTCTCGTATGTGCCACTGCAAGTCTCCTGAGAAGTTGCCTGGCGCACCGAACCACTGTTCGGTGAAATATATGTTCTTGTCCGGGTGACTATTGTGCACCGAGGATAGGGCAGAGATATCGCCTGCATAGAGGTGAAACCCTGAACCATCGACATATTGTCGTGTTTCCTCGTCATCGAGTATCGAGATCGGATAACTCGTCATGTCTGCATTGTGATCGTAGAGAACGACTTTCGTCGAAATATCATGTGCAGCAAAGAGAGGCCCCAAGCTGCTTTTGATGAACTCGTTTTGCTCGTCCGCAGACATCTCCATGCTCGGGTTGTTGCCGCCATGTAGGGGTTCATTTTGAACGGATATCGTCTCTATCGTGATCCCTTCTGCCTCCATAGCCTGTAGATACTTGACCAAATAAAGCGCGTACGAATCATAGTATTCGGTAAGCAACCGACCGCCTTTGGATGCGCCATTGGTTTTCATCCACACAGGAGGAGACCAAGGGGTTGCCATCAACTTGAGGTCTGGTTTGATCTCCAATATTTTTTTGAGCAGCGGGATCAAAACCGCTCGATCTGGTTCGATCGAAAACTGCAGCTGATCCATGTCTGTTTCTCCCTGCGGGAGATCATTGTAAGAAAACACAGAAGCATCCAAATCCGACGCTCCAATGCTAATGCGCAAATATGAGATGCCAATCCCATCCCCTTCTGTTCCAAATAGCTCTTGGAGCAAGTCATCCTGTGCCGCATCACTCATTTGGCTGATGTGCTGTGCACTACCACCTGTCAGGGCAAACCCAAAACCATCGATGTCTTGGTAGCCAATCTCTGGATTAATCGTCAAGTTGATACTTGCATTGGCTACTGCCGCTTCGACTAAACCCTCTTGTTGAGCAAACTTGACCGACTCATTGGCCTTGGTCAAATACACCATCACCTCGGGCAGGTTTGTCTCTGGAGGCTCGACTACTGGAGGAGGTGGTGCGACAGTGTCGTCACTTTCTGCGCAATTGAGTAAACACAAACACATTCCCCACAGCACTGCTATCCATACTTTTCTATTCATCATTTGAGTTATTTGCTGAACCCTACGATTCAGGAGTGATGAGCAGGTGAATCTAGTTCACCTGCTCATGTTGTACTTATTCACTAACCGATCAAACGGCTTTCAACCTGTTTATTATAATACTTCCTTGATCTCCACATTGTCGAGGTGCATGCCCTCACCAAATGGAGAGACTTCTTCATCTGAGGCCCATCCCGAACCAGCTTTGAAAAGCAAATAGATCGAGCCATCCTCCGTCAAACTGTCTGCGGGCAGAGTAAACTCACCACTAGCATCCAACGACTGAGTGTAAGCATTCGCAGCAGTACACCCCTGTGCGATTTCCATGATGTCTCCATCAAAAGCACCTTTGAGACAATCTTCGCCTTCTCCGTAGGCTTTGAGTGCAACTTGCGACCCTGGCTTATTGATGATATCTTCTGAATCAGGTGATTCATGTAGGAAATATACCTCGAACCACGTGCCGTCATTGCCTGTCGTACTGCTGATATTGGCAGAGAACTTATAGGTTTTGTCTGCTGTCAAGGCCACCTTCTGATACAAGATATGGTTCGAATACTGGTAAACCTTGTCCATATCATCCGTCGCGTTTTTGAACATGAAAGTCTCATCAACAAACGCCGCTTCCGTGATGTTGTCATCAGCTGTCCACAGTGCTGCGGATGTCCATGCTGACGCATCAGACATGTCTCCACTTGCTACGAGATTGGGGCCGAACCCTGACACTTTCACTTCTTGGGTCGCATCATCACTGCCTCCCTCATTGGTAGTTGTCAAGGTGACTGTATAGGTACCACTCTCTGTATAGGTATGCTCAGCATTGGCAGAAGTAACAATGTCTGAATCATCTCCAAAATCCCAAGCATAGCTTTCTCCTCCTATGGACGTATTGGTCACAGAGATCATCATCGTATTCTCTTCGTTCACTTCGAGTGTGAAGCCCGCCAAAGGCGCATCCACAGTTTTGTCTTCTTTGCTATCCTCTCCGCATGAGCTGAGAATCACAGGCGCTACGAGAAGTGCCGCCAAATAACTGTAATTTCTAAATAGTCTTTTCATAATTATAGTTGTTAAAAATTGATTTGATAAAATGTACCATGGGTCGGCAAACGGGCTTTCCCCTATGTTTTCCATCCCGACTTTCATGCTATCAATCTGGACAGAAGTATTTTAATTATTCGTTGGGTGTCAGGTTTGGATTTCTATCCAATTCTTCCTGTGGAATCGGTACGAAAATCTTGCTCTCATCCATGTTGTACTCAACTGGCTGCCCCGTACGCAAATCGATTTCCACCAGGTTATTCATCACCGATACGACCTGATCAAAGCGCACGAGATCATCCCAGCGCTGACCTTCTTGTGCCAACTCCAACCTTCTTTCGTCCAATATCGCCTGTCTCATACTAGCTTGACTCGCCTGATCTGCGACCGTCAGATTTGGTAAGTTCACCCTCGACCGAATGCGGTTGACCTCAGTTGCTGCATCACCCAGTCGATTGAGACCTGTGAGCGCCTCTGCTTTGAGCAAAACCACATCCCCTAGACGGAGCAAGTACAGACGGTCTGTACTCGCCCAACCATCGGCATGCTTCCACTTATAAGCGAATGGAATCGAGCTGCCCACGGCATTGCCCCAGTACTCATCCACCCAATTGACAGACTCAAACAGTACAGTCGCATCTCTACGAATCACATCGCCCTCAGCAGCATAAGCATCGATGAGGTTGTGCGAAGGCGTAGTAAATTTCCTCCAAGTATCTCCCGATATCGATGGAGGCAAATGCATCTGTGGTCCCCAAGTCGCCTCAGGTGCTCCGATATATTGCACCTCCAGGATGGACTCGGCATTGTTGTAGTGTGCCCCATCAAACAAGTCTGCATAGTCAATCAGTGTGTAATTGGCTGAACTGCTCTCCACCGCTAGGATATAATCCAGTGCCGCTTGATAATCAGGCGTCGGACGTTGCAATGCCGCCTTGGCGGCTAAGGCATTGGCAGCACCAGCAGTCGCTCGTGCCTTGTTGACACTCGCATCTGAGCCATAGGTGTCTGGCAGCATTGAGATCGCCATTGTGAGATCTGACAAGATTTGGTCGTAGACTTCATCCTCTGTAGACTTCTCCGGACGAATGACATCAGGGTCCGTAGATTTGACAAATTCCGTCACCAGCGGTACCTGTCCCCAAGTCGTCACTAGTGTATAATAATGATATGCACGTAAGAAATACGCCTCCCCGAGTATCTGCTCTCTGCGCTCCTCTGTCAGCTGTGGGTCTTCTACCAAAGGTGCTCTTTCGAGTACCACATTTGCTTTCGCAATGGCATTGTAGATGTTGGACCAGTTGGTCAACAGACGTGAGTTAGTAGGCGTCACCGTCAACCAGTCCAATTGAAAAATCTCTGGGTTGTCTCCTCCTGCGTAATGATTGTCGGAGCGCACATCTTGAAACAAGATCTTGTCCCAAGCATAATAATCTGAAGACTGAAAGGACTCGTATGCGCCAACCAAAGCTGCCTCGATCTGGCCAGCATTGTCATAGCCTACTTCGGTCGTCTCTTGAGAGATCGGCTCCAAGTCCAAAAAATCATCACAGGCCACCAAGCACAGACCAAGTGCCATGCTTAGGGCTATATTTATCTTTACATTTATTTTTTTCATGGGTAGCGATTTTAGAAAGTGAGGTTAAGTCCAGCGATGAAATTGCGGGTCTGTGGATAGGTACCATAGTCTATCCCCTGGGCAGTGTTGCTATACCCAAAGGCATTGACCTCTGGATCAAAACCTGAATAACCCGTGAATGTGAAGAGGTTTTCACCTGTGACATAAACCTTCAGTCCTTTGATGTTGGCCTTGGACAAGAGTGACGATGGCAAATCATAGCCTAGCGTCACGGTTTTGACTCTCAGGTATGATGCATCCTCGATGAATCGAGTAGAGATTCGAGAGTTATCGGTATTGCCCCAAGTTGCTCTCGGAATATCCGTCACATCTCCTGGTTGTCTCCATCTATCCAGTACCGCCGTGGATTGATTCTTAGGATCGGTCATGCCCTCGATATCAATGCGCGATGCATTCAGGATGTCATTGCCATAGGATCCTTGCAAGAACACGAGCAAGGTGAGCCCCTTGTAGCTCAGTGTATTGGTCATCCCGTAGAGGAAGTCTGGATTGGCATGACCAATGATACGACGGTCGTCCGCCGTAGGTGTGAAAGTGCTCTCTCCATTCTGATCTAGGTAGTAAGCATCCCCTGTCTGTGGATCCACCCCTCCATACACATAACCATACAAAGTACCGAGTGACTCCCCTTCACGAACCAAACTGGCTTCACCACGACCTGCAACAGCCCCGTCAAAAATCTCTTGCCCAACGATATCGATTACTTTGTTTTGATTGAATGAAATGTTGAAATCCGTATTCCATTTGAAGTCTTTGTCAAGATTAACTGTACTGACAACAAACTCTAACCCTTGGTTTTGCAATTCTCCAATGTTTTGGATGGCATTGTCAAAACCCGTGGATCGGGGCAGCGGAGCATTGAGCAATAGGTCAGTGGTGGTCTTGCGGTAAGCATCTGCCGTCAACGTCACTCGGTTGTTCCACAAGCCTAGATCCACACCGATATTGGTCTGCTGCGACTCCTCCCATTTGAGCGTATTGTTACTGATCGAGGCTGGATAAGTCCCTGGCTGAGTCACTCCTCCGATGGGATAGTTGGCACCTCCTCCAATCAACCCAAGATAAGAGTAGCGATTGTCGCCACTTAGCTGGTCGTTTCCTACGATACCCCATCCTGCACGGATTTTCAAATCACTGATGGTAGAAATCCCTTCGAGAAAGCTCTCCTCGGAGATTCTCCATCCCCCTGATACCGATGGGAAATATCCCCAGCGATTCTCAGGGCCAAAAACACTAGATCCATCGACCCGAAAATTGGCTGTCAACAAATACTTGTCATTGTACTCGTAGTGTACTCTACTGAGGTAAGACTGATTGGCCTTCTCCGACTTGGTCGCGGTAGCCTCGATGATCTGCGAACCCACATTGGGTGTTTGTATTCCATCACTCGAAAAATTCTGAGTCACCACCTTGTTGTATTCCCAAGTGAATTTTTGCTGTACCGCTCCGACCAGTACTTCCACTCTGCTCTTCCCGATGTCTTTGGTGTAGGATAGCGTATTGTCGAGAATGTAATACTGATTTTTGTTCGTGTTGTTTTCGGCACGCCCATTCAATGCTCGTCCATAGCTCGTCAAATAAGGATTCAAAAAGTAGTCGTAGATGTCATTGTTATGATCCAGACCGATGTTGCTCCTGAACTTAAAGTTTTTGAGAAAAGAGATCTCCGCATAGGTATTTCCAATCAAACGTTGGTTGCGGTATTTTCTATCCGATCCATCGGTACTCGCAAGTGGGTTTTCCCAGTTCTGGAACGGGTTGCTCGTGAAGCTGCCGTCTGGGTTGTAAATCCCAATGATCGATGGAGTCGACAATGCCCCAAGCAATACTCCCCCCGAATTCACGGCTTGGTTGTCTGTCACATCTACATCGGAGTAGAGCGTATAGGCTACACGTGTTCCGACCTTGAGCCAATCACTCACCTCATGGTCTAAGTTGACTTTGAAATTGGTTCGACTCATCTCCGAAGTACGTACGGCTCCTTTTTGATCCGTCCATCCACCCGAGATGTAGTAGTTCGTCTTTTCGTCCTTGCCAGATATCGACAATTGATAGTTCTGTGATACCCCGCGCTGGAATACCTCATCCTGCCAGTCCGTGTTTTCGGTATACTGTGACCAATCCGTATTTTGGCCCATCTCCTGCATCAGCTCGATGTAATCTCTGCTGCCCAGCACATCCATTTTTTTCCATACTTGGGCAAAACCACCGTAGGCATTGAAATTGATTTGTGCATTGTCAGTTGTACCTCGTTTGGTCGTGATCAGTACTACCCCATTTGCTCCTTGCGCCCCATATATGGCTGCCGACGAAGCGTCCTTTAGGATCGAAATAGATTCTACATCTGCAGGATTGATCGAACGGGTGTCAGTCGTGGGTACTCCGTCCACCACGTAGAGAGGTTCACTGCCCGCATTGATGGAGTTGGTTCCACGGATTCTAAGGTTGAGTCCTTGAGAAGGTTTCCCACTACTGGACATCACTTGCACTCCCGCTGCTTTTCCTTGGATGAGTGATCCGATCTGAGAGTTGGGGCGTAGGCTCATGTCTTCGTCACCCACTACAGCGATGGATCCTGTCACGTCCTTTTTCTCCTGCGTCCCATAGCCTACCACCACGATCTCCTCTAAACTGACGACATCTTCTACCAGCGCAAATTGGAAACTGGATTGATTGCCCACTGATACAGTCTGACTCAAGTAGCCCAAAGAGCTCACCACCAACTGATCCGTCGGGGAAAAATCATAGGTGATCGAAAACCTCCCGTCTATGTCCGTCACCGCTCCGGTAGTTGTCCCGACGAGCTGAATCGTCGCGCCCGGTATCGGCTCTGCAAATTCATCTGTCACTTGGCCCACCACAGTACTCTGCTGTGCCATCGCGACGCTTTGTGTCAGTAGAAATACTACCAACACGCAAGCATATAATCTAATCTTGTCAATGTGTTTCATGCGTTGTTCATTCGTCTTTTGAAATAATCATGTTCCCATTTTTAGGAATATGTAAACCAAGAAAGATCCAGAACCAATCGCCAAGGTGAGTAGTAAAGAAGTGGACGAAATGAAGTCTACAAAACCACTTATAGTTTGATTACCAAATAGTTAAAACAAACCAGTGCCGTCAAAAAAGTGGATAGATATGGAGAACCCTCAGTGAAGGAAAAGCAACGATAATACTAGGAACGCCCAGTCTACCTCTAAATTGAATCAATTGTTTTCGCTACCCGCACCACGGACGAGTGCGCTGATCTTCATGATCTGCTCTTCGAACTCCTCGCGGGGACCCGCCGATTTGTTCTTGACTTTGACACGGTAGTTGTAGATGGTGTTGACAGAGTAGCGTAGCAATTTAGAGATCTGCGAACTATCATGAATCCCCAACCTAATCAAAGCGAAGATGCGCAGCTCGGTGTTGAGGAGCTCTCCCGATTTGAGCTCTATGCGCTCATCCTCCAGCAGGAGTTCGTTGACACGGTTGACAAAATCCGGGTAGATATTGAGAAAGGTACTGTCGAAAGTCGCATAAAATTGCTTGAGTTCTCGGTCTATCAGCTCAGGCGAACTGGTCGTCTGGAGCAGCTCCTCAAATTTTCGACTGGTAATCATCTTGCGCACCATGCGACGGTAGTTGTCCAACTTGTCGATGAAGTCCGAACAGATGTTGAGGAAGTTGGCGATGTATTGCTCCTTGATACTATCGGTCTCGACAAGTTGACCGTTGAGGCTATTGAGCTGATCATTGGCATACTTGAGTTCGTCGTTGAGCTTTTGGAGACTGAGGTTGGCTCTGCTCAGGTCATTGCGGCCTTTACGCACCTTTTTGACCTGTCTGAAAATCATGAACACCATCACGGCTAATCCCACCGAGAGCAAACTGATCAGCAATAGCATGTAACGAAGCTTAGTATTCTGCTGGTCAATGCGCTTTTGATAGGCCGCCGTAATCAACGGGAAAATGTTAGAAATCTCAATAAAGCGCAGTCTTGAGTTGAAAAATTCCGCATCCTGAAACGAGAACTTGATGTATCGATAGGCACGCTCGATCTGGTGATCTTCATAGAGCAACTGTGCCAACTGAGTCAGCGAAGCATTGTCTTTGATCGCAGCACGGATATCTGAGATCGCCGATAGCGCCAAATAAACCTTCTGCTCCTCGCGATTGCCGTTGATCTGATGGATCAGTGAGCGCTGAAACGCCACCAACGAGTACCCAGCAGTCGCCATCTCTACCATTTGCATTCGGCGCGTGTTGATTTCTAAGCACTTCTCCATTTGACGGGAATCACGGTATTCCTTTTCTTGAATGTCCAAATACAAATCCGACCCCTCGTCCACATGCCTAAGCAACGAATCCGTATAACTGTCAAGCTTTTCACGGTACATGACGATGTTGGACTCGATGCGCGAGTAGAAATGGAGATCCTCATACACTTTTCGGTAGACGACATAGTACATTTTGAGCGAATACTCATCCAGTTTGTCAGGAGCTACTTTTTGCAGGATCTCAATCGCCTCCATATAGCTGCCCGAATGTGCGAGTAGTTTGGCAAGATATAGCTCGGATTGCCCCTCGAAGGCAGCATTGTGCAGACGACTACCGATCTCTAAATTCCTTTTGATATAGGCGAGTGCCGAGTCAAAATTGTACGCGGCATACTCCCGAATCAACTGCACATCGATGTGGTAGCGGTCTGCTTCGGTGAGTGTAGGGTCATCCATGAGGCTTTTGATGCTGTTGATCTTCAGCTCCCGGCGCTCCTCATAGAGTGGTCGTTTGGCGAGCTCCTGATCGAGCACATCGAGCAGTGAGTCTAGCTTTGCGGCAAAGACACCATTCGAAACCACCAACAGCAACATCAACCCTAATAACCTATGCATGGAGAATGATAATAATTTTTCAAATCAATAGGGAACGAAATTACACAATTCGATGAGATAACACAGCGATCCCTTCATCGC
The DNA window shown above is from Reichenbachiella sp. 5M10 and carries:
- a CDS encoding TonB-dependent receptor; translated protein: MKHIDKIRLYACVLVVFLLTQSVAMAQQSTVVGQVTDEFAEPIPGATIQLVGTTTGAVTDIDGRFSITYDFSPTDQLVVSSLGYLSQTVSVGNQSSFQFALVEDVVSLEEIVVVGYGTQEKKDVTGSIAVVGDEDMSLRPNSQIGSLIQGKAAGVQVMSSSGKPSQGLNLRIRGTNSINAGSEPLYVVDGVPTTDTRSINPADVESISILKDASSAAIYGAQGANGVVLITTKRGTTDNAQINFNAYGGFAQVWKKMDVLGSRDYIELMQEMGQNTDWSQYTENTDWQDEVFQRGVSQNYQLSISGKDEKTNYYISGGWTDQKGAVRTSEMSRTNFKVNLDHEVSDWLKVGTRVAYTLYSDVDVTDNQAVNSGGVLLGALSTPSIIGIYNPDGSFTSNPFQNWENPLASTDGSDRKYRNQRLIGNTYAEISFLKNFKFRSNIGLDHNNDIYDYFLNPYLTSYGRALNGRAENNTNKNQYYILDNTLSYTKDIGKSRVEVLVGAVQQKFTWEYNKVVTQNFSSDGIQTPNVGSQIIEATATKSEKANQSYLSRVHYEYNDKYLLTANFRVDGSSVFGPENRWGYFPSVSGGWRISEESFLEGISTISDLKIRAGWGIVGNDQLSGDNRYSYLGLIGGGANYPIGGVTQPGTYPASISNNTLKWEESQQTNIGVDLGLWNNRVTLTADAYRKTTTDLLLNAPLPRSTGFDNAIQNIGELQNQGLEFVVSTVNLDKDFKWNTDFNISFNQNKVIDIVGQEIFDGAVAGRGEASLVREGESLGTLYGYVYGGVDPQTGDAYYLDQNGESTFTPTADDRRIIGHANPDFLYGMTNTLSYKGLTLLVFLQGSYGNDILNASRIDIEGMTDPKNQSTAVLDRWRQPGDVTDIPRATWGNTDNSRISTRFIEDASYLRVKTVTLGYDLPSSLLSKANIKGLKVYVTGENLFTFTGYSGFDPEVNAFGYSNTAQGIDYGTYPQTRNFIAGLNLTF
- a CDS encoding DUF6377 domain-containing protein; the encoded protein is MHRLLGLMLLLVVSNGVFAAKLDSLLDVLDQELAKRPLYEERRELKINSIKSLMDDPTLTEADRYHIDVQLIREYAAYNFDSALAYIKRNLEIGSRLHNAAFEGQSELYLAKLLAHSGSYMEAIEILQKVAPDKLDEYSLKMYYVVYRKVYEDLHFYSRIESNIVMYREKLDSYTDSLLRHVDEGSDLYLDIQEKEYRDSRQMEKCLEINTRRMQMVEMATAGYSLVAFQRSLIHQINGNREEQKVYLALSAISDIRAAIKDNASLTQLAQLLYEDHQIERAYRYIKFSFQDAEFFNSRLRFIEISNIFPLITAAYQKRIDQQNTKLRYMLLLISLLSVGLAVMVFMIFRQVKKVRKGRNDLSRANLSLQKLNDELKYANDQLNSLNGQLVETDSIKEQYIANFLNICSDFIDKLDNYRRMVRKMITSRKFEELLQTTSSPELIDRELKQFYATFDSTFLNIYPDFVNRVNELLLEDERIELKSGELLNTELRIFALIRLGIHDSSQISKLLRYSVNTIYNYRVKVKNKSAGPREEFEEQIMKISALVRGAGSENN